In the Chryseobacterium sp. MYb264 genome, one interval contains:
- a CDS encoding glycoside hydrolase family 43 protein: MNKSKYLFPKDFMADPSVHVFEGKLYIYPSHDRESGIEENDNGDHFDMNDYHVFSLGDVENGEITDHGVVLSVKDIPWSGRQLWDCDVAHKNGKYYMYFPLKDKNDIFRIGVAVSEKPYGPFIPEKHPMMGSYSIDPCIFEENGKHYMYFGGIWGGQLQRYRNNKALESAVIPENNESAIPSKVVLLSDDMLEFAEEPKDVLILDENGTPLLHGDEHRFFEASWMHTYNGKYYFSYSTGDTHLLCYAIGDNPYGPFTYQGVILTPVVGWTTHHSIVEFKGKWYLFFHDSVPSDGKTWLRSMKVVELEYNEDGTFKTIEGLDRE; the protein is encoded by the coding sequence ATGAACAAATCAAAATATCTATTTCCAAAAGACTTTATGGCAGATCCATCGGTTCATGTTTTTGAAGGTAAACTGTACATCTATCCGTCTCATGACCGAGAAAGTGGCATCGAGGAAAACGATAACGGTGACCATTTCGATATGAACGATTATCATGTTTTTTCTTTGGGTGATGTTGAAAACGGAGAAATTACAGATCATGGGGTTGTTCTTTCTGTAAAAGATATTCCGTGGTCGGGAAGGCAGCTTTGGGATTGTGATGTAGCCCATAAAAACGGGAAGTATTATATGTATTTTCCTTTGAAAGATAAAAATGATATTTTCAGAATCGGGGTGGCGGTGAGCGAGAAACCTTACGGGCCTTTTATTCCAGAAAAACATCCGATGATGGGAAGTTACAGCATCGATCCCTGTATTTTCGAGGAAAACGGAAAACATTATATGTACTTTGGCGGAATTTGGGGCGGACAATTACAACGTTACAGAAACAATAAAGCGTTGGAATCAGCGGTTATTCCGGAAAATAATGAATCTGCAATTCCTTCAAAAGTAGTCCTGCTAAGCGATGATATGTTAGAATTTGCTGAGGAGCCAAAAGATGTCCTGATTCTTGATGAAAATGGAACTCCTTTGCTTCATGGCGATGAACACCGGTTTTTTGAAGCTTCTTGGATGCATACCTACAATGGCAAATACTATTTCTCTTATTCCACAGGTGATACCCATCTTTTATGTTATGCGATCGGCGATAATCCTTACGGACCGTTCACTTACCAAGGGGTGATTTTGACTCCGGTCGTGGGATGGACAACCCATCACAGTATTGTTGAATTTAAAGGAAAATGGTATTTATTTTTCCATGATTCTGTTCCAAGTGACGGAAAAACATGGCTTCGAAGTATGAAAGTGGTTGAGCTAGAATATAATGAGGACGGCACTTTCAAAACAATTGAAGGCTTAGATAGAGAATAA
- a CDS encoding alpha-glucuronidase, which translates to MRNFRVYILIFLLMPFIIFAEDGSKLWLRFPNVKNGISSEKIISKGKNPTLEIAKKELMSYWQGQTIELRTDKSLKNLKDGYVIKSNSGKIIISAAKESGLLYGVYHILRLQQTKSDFSHLNITEKPSYDIRILNHWDNLDGTIERGYAGHSLWKWEDLPNKISPRYEEYARVNASIGINSVVLNNVNASPNMLRTDYLQKVKVLADVFRAYGIKVYLSVNFSSPKVIGGLENSDPLHKNVQQWWKEKASEIYNLIPDFGGFLVKANSEGQPGPQDYGRTHADGANMMADILKPHGGIVMWRAFVYSPSKEDRAKQAHLEFVPLDGKFRDNVIIQIKNGPVDFQPREAFNPLFGALKKTSEMVEFQITQEYLGFSNHLVYLAPLFKETLDSDTYSDGKGSTIAKITDGTLRPAQLTAISAVANIGEDTNWTGHHFAQANWYAFGRLAWNHELSAENIADEWIKMTFTDKAAFVNPVKKIMLSSRETAVDYMMPLGLHHIFASGHHYGPEPWGDYKGGRPDWSPVYYHQANAQGIGFDRTKTGSDAVSQYFSPLNTIYGDIETCPENLILWFHHVPWNYKMKDGKTLWEELAFKYDSGVQNVREYQKVWDQMEAYVDPERFTQVQSKLKIQAKDAVWWKDACLLYFQTFSKMPIPYDIERPVHELEDLKKIKLDLKHHN; encoded by the coding sequence ATGCGAAATTTCCGAGTTTATATTCTGATATTTTTATTAATGCCATTCATCATTTTCGCAGAAGATGGAAGCAAGCTTTGGCTTCGATTTCCTAATGTGAAAAATGGAATATCATCAGAAAAAATTATTTCAAAAGGTAAAAATCCGACTCTTGAAATTGCCAAAAAGGAGCTGATGAGTTATTGGCAAGGTCAGACAATTGAATTGCGGACAGATAAATCATTGAAAAATTTAAAAGACGGCTATGTCATCAAGTCGAATTCAGGTAAGATCATTATTTCTGCGGCAAAGGAAAGCGGTCTGCTGTATGGGGTGTATCATATTTTAAGGCTGCAGCAAACGAAATCTGACTTTAGCCATTTAAACATAACCGAAAAACCTTCTTACGATATCCGGATCCTGAATCATTGGGATAATCTGGATGGAACGATTGAAAGAGGCTATGCAGGACATTCTCTGTGGAAGTGGGAAGATTTGCCGAATAAAATTTCGCCGAGATATGAAGAATATGCGCGTGTCAATGCTTCCATCGGAATTAATTCTGTGGTATTAAATAATGTCAATGCTTCGCCGAATATGCTCAGAACAGATTATCTTCAAAAGGTAAAAGTGCTGGCGGATGTATTCAGAGCCTATGGAATTAAAGTCTATTTATCGGTTAATTTTTCATCTCCAAAAGTGATTGGCGGACTCGAAAATTCGGATCCTTTACATAAAAATGTTCAGCAATGGTGGAAGGAGAAAGCTTCGGAAATTTATAATCTTATTCCTGATTTTGGAGGATTTTTGGTTAAAGCCAATTCGGAAGGGCAGCCGGGACCTCAGGATTATGGAAGAACCCATGCAGATGGAGCCAATATGATGGCAGATATATTGAAACCCCATGGCGGAATCGTGATGTGGCGCGCCTTTGTATACAGCCCTAGCAAGGAAGACCGAGCCAAACAGGCACATTTGGAATTTGTTCCTCTGGATGGAAAATTCAGGGATAATGTGATCATCCAGATTAAAAACGGGCCTGTTGATTTTCAGCCTCGTGAAGCATTTAATCCATTGTTTGGAGCTTTGAAAAAGACTTCGGAAATGGTAGAATTTCAGATTACTCAGGAATACTTAGGTTTTTCTAATCATTTGGTGTATCTGGCGCCTTTATTCAAAGAGACTTTGGACAGTGACACGTACTCGGATGGAAAAGGTTCTACCATTGCAAAAATTACGGATGGCACTTTACGACCTGCTCAACTGACTGCCATTTCTGCGGTAGCCAATATTGGTGAAGATACTAACTGGACGGGCCATCATTTTGCACAAGCGAATTGGTATGCCTTTGGGAGGTTAGCGTGGAATCATGAATTGAGCGCTGAAAATATTGCTGATGAATGGATTAAAATGACCTTTACCGATAAAGCAGCATTTGTAAATCCTGTCAAAAAGATCATGCTTTCTTCACGCGAAACGGCGGTTGATTATATGATGCCTTTAGGGTTACACCATATTTTTGCATCGGGACATCATTACGGACCTGAACCTTGGGGAGATTATAAAGGCGGAAGACCCGACTGGTCGCCGGTTTATTATCATCAGGCTAATGCTCAGGGAATTGGTTTTGACCGTACAAAAACCGGAAGTGATGCGGTATCTCAATACTTTTCTCCTTTAAATACAATCTATGGTGATATCGAAACCTGTCCGGAAAATCTTATTTTATGGTTTCATCATGTGCCATGGAATTATAAAATGAAAGATGGAAAAACGCTGTGGGAAGAACTGGCTTTCAAATATGATTCCGGTGTTCAGAATGTCCGTGAGTACCAGAAAGTGTGGGATCAGATGGAAGCGTATGTAGACCCTGAAAGGTTTACTCAAGTTCAGTCAAAATTGAAAATTCAGGCGAAGGATGCTGTATGGTGGAAAGATGCCTGTCTATTATATTTTCAGACGTTTTCAAAGATGCCGATTCCTTATGATATTGAAAGACCTGTTCATGAATTGGAGGACTTGAAAAAGATTAAGTTGGATCTTAAGCATCATAATTAA
- a CDS encoding AraC family transcriptional regulator, with protein MKHSNPAFEAIKPNIGSSFTSLKFLKNDNIKSHVWHYHPEVELIFVCGGSGKRQIGSNISYFTEGDLVMMGSNLPHCGMTNENTNNDYEMVIQFKPDFLGEGIWELPEMHRIANLLEKAKAGIVFSENIKKSIGKKIVEMHESSSLDRLVKFIEILDALATTQDYRILNAGKYYLQTQVEDNDRINLIFNYVKDHFKEQITLDEVADLANMKVPSFCRYFKKITNKTFTQFVNEYRITHSLKLLAEKPLSITEVSFESGFNNFSYFNKTFKEYMKKSPSQYRKEFNFFIE; from the coding sequence ATGAAACATTCCAATCCGGCCTTTGAAGCGATAAAACCTAATATCGGAAGCAGTTTCACCAGTCTGAAATTTCTTAAAAATGACAATATAAAATCTCACGTCTGGCATTATCATCCGGAAGTGGAACTTATTTTCGTATGCGGAGGTTCGGGAAAAAGGCAAATCGGGAGTAATATTTCCTATTTTACGGAAGGCGATCTGGTGATGATGGGAAGCAACCTCCCACATTGCGGAATGACGAATGAAAATACCAATAACGATTACGAAATGGTGATCCAGTTCAAACCTGATTTTTTAGGTGAAGGTATTTGGGAACTTCCTGAAATGCACAGAATTGCCAATTTGTTGGAAAAAGCAAAAGCGGGAATTGTTTTCAGTGAAAACATCAAAAAATCTATCGGAAAAAAAATCGTAGAAATGCACGAATCTTCCTCGTTGGACCGACTCGTGAAATTTATTGAAATACTTGATGCATTAGCTACCACACAGGATTATAGAATTCTAAATGCCGGAAAATATTATCTCCAAACGCAGGTGGAAGATAATGACAGGATTAACCTGATCTTTAATTATGTTAAAGACCATTTTAAAGAGCAGATCACACTGGATGAGGTGGCAGATCTGGCGAATATGAAAGTGCCGTCTTTTTGTCGGTATTTCAAAAAGATCACCAATAAAACGTTCACTCAGTTCGTCAATGAATACCGTATCACGCACTCCCTGAAACTCCTTGCTGAAAAGCCTTTGAGCATCACCGAGGTCAGTTTTGAATCCGGGTTTAATAATTTCAGTTATTTCAATAAAACATTTAAGGAATACATGAAGAAAAGCCCTTCGCAGTACAGAAAAGAGTTTAATTTTTTCATTGAATAA